From the Microtus ochrogaster isolate Prairie Vole_2 chromosome 8, MicOch1.0, whole genome shotgun sequence genome, the window TTCCTGCCAGGGAAACTAGCCCGGAGCAACAGCCTTTAGGCAGAAGAAAGCCTAGCACAGAGGGAGTGGGCTAGCCTGaggcaggcacaggcacacacacagagaattaatTCAAAATGGAGGATACTCACCAGGCGGACTTGAGTATGCGGGGTCAAGGATCATCCTCTTCACCATTGTCTTGGTCAGACTTGGCACCGACCAGGATAGGGACAGCCCCTGACCTCTCAATCTGCTCCCCCAGGTACGCCTTCCACAGCTCTGCCTGGCTGGTGGCAGGCAAGGCCGATCCTGCCACACCTGGCAGAGTGCACTTCCACCCTGACTCACCAGCCAAGGGCGCCCAGTGGATGCGTCAGATCGTGTCCTTTGACAAACTCAAGCTGACCAACAACCTGATGGACGACAATGGTCATGTGAGGCGCAAGCCACTAAGCCATCTGGGGGGGTACTGTGGCAGCTGTGGCAGGGCGGCACTCGGATTGGGGGGAGCCTGGAGCTAGCAGGGCTGATGTGGTATTTTAATGGGTatctgaaggaagagagggaggaagggaaggtgagaaAGGAAGCTGTTTGAAGCCTAGGAGACAGCCTGAGCACAGGTCCTAAGGCCAGACCATATGGAGTGAGTCAGGAGTGAGTCAGGAGACTCCCAGTGGGGCTGAAGTGAAGAGATGCTAAGGGAAGTGGCGGGTAGGCTGTCACACGGGGCCAGGTGCCGAGTGAGAACCCTGGCTTCTCCTCTCTGTGGATGGGAGCTATAGAGGATTTAGAGCGAGTTCATGTGTCTTGCCCAGCTCCTGTGTGGAGACGGGGCAGGACAggatggggaggcagggaggccagTCAGCATGCAGCTGAAAGATGACCAGGGCTGGGTAGCACGATGGCAGATTGGAGAGGTAGTTTGAAGGCAGAGAACAGGTGGGCCCAGGGAGGGCGGTGTACTAGCTCTGCCCTGCCCTTGGCTCCCGCCCTCCTACAGATCATTCTCAACTCCATGCACCGTTACCAGCCCCGTTTCCACGTGGTCTTCGTGGACCCACGCAAGGACAGCGCCCGCTATGCTCAGGAAAACTTCAAATCCTTTGTCTTCACAGAGACCCAGTTCACAGCGGTGACAGCCTATCAGAACCACCGGGTGGGTCACGCCAGAGCTCACGTGGACCAGCCCTTCTCTGAGGGGTGGAGACTGAGGCTGGAGATTCCTCCTGCCCACTGGGCATCTGCCTGCATGGCGGCTCTGGAGGTCCTGGGCCAAGGGGGTCTGGGTGGGTGACTGGGAGTTCCCAAGGGACAAAATGCCGAAGTGTGGGCTCGTCGGGGCCCAAATGGCTGGAGGCCAGCCGGTAACTAAACTTTCTTTCTGTAGATCACACAGCTGAAAATTGCCAGCAACCCCTTTGCCAAAGGCTTCAGAGAGAGCGAACTGGACTCATGGTACTGTCTCACACATGTCTTCATGCTCTAAGCCCAGCCCTGACCCCAGGCTCCACCCAGGCAGCTCCTAAGGCCTTCACTCCTGACCTGTTTCACTGTTATGTCTTCTGGTTTGCCATGGGATCCCTATCTGACTCTGACCATAATATCTGGGGTGGGGCTCCCCTTGACCTCCTACCCCATTCCTGCTTGTCCTATCTTCAGGCCTGTGTCCCCAAGGCCACTGCTCAGCATCACAGCCCGGAGTCGTAACAACTTTGGTCCCTGCCTCCTTAAGGGTTCGGCAGAACGAGAGAAAGGTGAGGACCCAGCCCAAACACGATGCCAGGCACACAGGTCTCCAGGAAGGGGCTTCACTGTGATCAGCAATatcccaccctcacccctacctAGGCAGAAAGGTCCAGGGcagagagggcagggcagggacaaGGTATAGAGCACAGGAGGGATGCCTggtgggcttcctggaggaggtggatCCCAAGCTGGTCATCAGAGATGGAAGCCATCTGGGACTGGGAGAGGGTTTTTGGATAGAGAAGAAGCTAAGGAAGAAAGTCCAAGCAGAGACGAGAACAAGAAGAAATAGTGAAGCAGGTCAAGATGGGCAACCAGGGACAAGGCAGACAGGACAGGTCTCAGTATTAGGACTAGGCTTACAAGGGGAAATCTGTGAGCCACttaaaccatttcctccctcaGAAGCCAGTAAAGCTTCAGCTTCCGACTCCAGGACTCCTACCCAGCCGCACCATCAGCTGCTGCCTGCCCCAGAGGTCCTGCTCACCCCTGCCACCTACAGGCCTTTCCCTTACCAGGACCTGTACCCTGGAGCCCCTGGCCACATTGGAATCCCAAGGGCTCGGCTGGCACCGTACCCTCTCCCCAACATCGGCCCTGATGGAGATCAGGAAGACCCAACCCTCCCAGCCAAGCTGGGGCTCCTGTCctcctctgccttgtgcttgGAACCTAGCCAACACTCCCAGTGATGGCCAAGTGCTTTGGAAGCACTTTTACCCTGTGCCCCACCTCTCCCATCCTCCTCTTGTAAGACATCTTCTAAGGAAGCCCTGATGGTAGTGGTTCCTGcctcaaagtcagtctgggccTCCAATCTTGGAATCAGGACTCCTACTCAGAAGCCCTGAATCCTGAGCCCCTGCCTCGAAGACGTTTCAATTGTCCTTCCCCCACATTAAACTGCTTGACACCAGGAGTCAGAGCACTCTGTCCACAGGAACTCCCAGACAAGACGGTTCCATCACTTTTGTAGGTATCCAAAAGCTGGACCCAGGAGCACAGGGTGATGGTAACACTAATGACACCAGCAAGGCTGCACTTAACCTGGTGTGTCCCCTACTTTGTGCACCCATATAAGGATGTAACCGGCTCAGAGAGGCTTCTgctcacagtcacacagccaagTACATCCGACACCTGTTACTCCATTTAAAAGCTGTGCCCCAAGGCTGGTCCTGAAGGctagaggccatagaggggtgcttAATATGACTGGTAGGGATCACACAGGCCAGGGTAGGGACGGGTGTAGACTGGAGAGGCAATCAAGGCCGGAGAGTAAAGTTCAGGTGGACAGGGGCTGGATTCCTGCTCGACAGACACTGGTGGGATAAGGCTGGGGGAGGCGCGTATCCTTCATTCTCTTGGGGTGGGC encodes:
- the Tbx10 gene encoding T-box transcription factor TBX10; the protein is MAAMPPPGIELRDEKCGRRDVFLSAGLGVLPPPEPRLGMSYPSGSEAQAMVEATGQGPKNPRVSSVMVQLEMKPLWEEFNQLGTEMIVTKAGRRMFPTFQVKILGMDTLADYALLMDFIPLDDKRYRYAFHSSAWLVAGKADPATPGRVHFHPDSPAKGAQWMRQIVSFDKLKLTNNLMDDNGHIILNSMHRYQPRFHVVFVDPRKDSARYAQENFKSFVFTETQFTAVTAYQNHRITQLKIASNPFAKGFRESELDSWPVSPRPLLSITARSRNNFGPCLLKGSAEREKEASKASASDSRTPTQPHHQLLPAPEVLLTPATYRPFPYQDLYPGAPGHIGIPRARLAPYPLPNIGPDGDQEDPTLPAKLGLLSSSALCLEPSQHSQ